tttgatggaagtagatagtagttaaggccacctaatataaagtgggactgtTTTTGTCTTGGTTTCTAACATGGCTAGGATTACATGATGGCATGTTTTAATCAGGCCGCTCACCTGAaacatgaattattaattattacattcTTTAAACAAGTTGCATTTAAACTACtaaattatgaatattattaCTTGTGATGTTAATAGTAATGGctagaaaacaaacaagcagtgaatgataagaagaaaaaaatgaatacagtCAACTAATGCCAAAATCAAGCTGCTAAACttacacattaaaattaaactgtaaattaaaCTCTATACATCAGTCATGATTTTAATGGCTTTGCAATATAAGCATCATAAtgtaatgtacagtaaatacattatgtatatatgttattataagCTAAATTTCAACACTCActttaaatcagtatattagaataatttctaaaGGCTCATTtgtcactgaagactgaagtaatgactgctgaaaattcatcttttctaatcacaggaataagttatattgtaaaatattttacaataggAAATAATTACAGTTCTGCTTTAAGCTCAcacatttcagaaaatgttaGTTATTTGTTTTCTAGGAAACATGTAAATACCTTATGTAGCTTAtgtaacaaaataagaaaaatgtacacatcaaATCCTGTTTAAAAGTTTACACTAACCCCCGGCTCTTAATAAAGTCTATTAGCCTATTATCCACAGCCACAACAAGTTCAACCACAATAAGCCTCCTCAACTGTGAACTTCAACTTAGGAAAGATCAGAATAAGATTATCCTGCATCTCATGGGGCCTTGAGATGTGTTTTTGACATTACCCAGTCTGAAGGACTGTCCTTATAACCTTACTCAGGGAGGACAAGAGTGATGGTGTCCCCTAGTGGTCATGTGATGAATCCTCTGTAAAGGAATAATTCAAGTATATATTGCTGCAGTGGGAGGAACTTACCTCCAAGTGGGAGGGGCTTATGCCTCAAGTAGGTTGGGACAGCTCCAAGTGGGAGGGtcggtttagggttgggtttggtgtagggcatattaaCAAGGCCCAACCCATTTGGAGCTGGCTCCAACCTCCGTTTATACCTAACCAAAAATGACAATCCTGTGATTATTTACTAATCCTCATGCTGTTATTTCTTTTCttgcatagaaaacagctaCATAAAATATGTCATTTTAGAGCACGCCGGTTTGAAATAAGtgaattaaataatgaaaaatatttttgcatgaactatcCCAACAAAATTGTCTATAATTAAACAGTAAATGTGTAATTATCTGTAGTAGCATACAAACTGCGGCGAGGCGGAATGGAACAACAAAAATTTGGTTTAGTCTTGCCTGAGCAGACAGCAAAACTTAAGAGGGGAAACAACAGTCCTTAGGCAGCTTTGCAGGTATTATGTGAGGATTTGAAAAAGCTCTTATGTGGAGGGGTGCGTGAAGGTGGAAGGTGGAGGATCAAAAGTGCGGCCTGGAGGTCATGTATCCGACATCTCTGCCAGGCTGTTGGCTTGACACTGGCTAAAGACATCATAATAGGTTTTAAGTACTAGGAAAGACCTTGGGGTGAAGACTAAACGTGACTAAAGCACAAGCAGAAGTAAACAAACACTGAAAGGTGAGATTGTGTTTAGCGGTTTGGTTCGACTCACTTGAATAACTTGGCTGATGAATTTCAGATGGTGGCGCGACAGTATAAATATGCTTTGTTAATCTTCTGATTTAATTGACCTTTGGTGTGAATAGGAAAGTCTGCTCTTTGTGACAGGTAATATGAGCACTCTAAATCCTTCAGAGCGATTGACTGTCAGGGTTTGGCATTTCTTTTACAGCGGGGACAAGGAGACGTGAGCCCAGGGGAATATCAACCATGTTGACACTATGGAGATTGTTGCTCTGCCAGATGGCACTGAACATATTCTATCACATCGCAAAAGGTAAACACCTCTCTGAAATCAGGACCTGCAAAGGCTAATTTTCACGAATCACTGCTCTGTGATATAGTGGATGGTAACATATGTGCCAGACATGGTTATGAGGTTGTGGAAATGATAATGAAGTGTCTTTGAATGACACTCTTCTAGTCATGAGAGTTCTGATTCACTCAGCCTGTCAGAAAGAAAAGTGACAAGTGAGATTCAATTGTTTTTTCTTGACAAAAATGAGATGGATTTTACTTTCATTGCATGGCAAATGTCAGGATATTCGATAACAAAAATTGTAGGGACTTGATTTTATACATCAGAATTGATTGTGCCCCATGTGTTATGCAAAGGCCCAAGTCAAGGGCCTCATGATTTGTGCTTGTGGACTTGTGGCTTCTGCTTGACATCTTTGAAGTTTATAAGATCGTAGAGCATTCCAtttgatattttacatttgagaATGGGAGAAGTTAAAAATAGGAGGGATTGGTGACATTACATGGAAAAAGAAAGATGTTTCAGATGTGGTACTGGTTGTTACTTACATCTTTATCAAGTGTTACAAGCAGAAACCATATTTTCTTGTCACATAATGTGCACAGACTTGCCTGGTCTGCAACCAAAATTAAGAGATTTCAATATGAGctacatttctcatcaaatatCTAAGACCAACTTATATGGACGgtctgcattaatttgatcattttgttCTGTTACATCAACAATTGtttgaatatgaatattgaaTAGTTAATGAAAGTGTTAATTCTGAATTCTGAGAAAACAAGGCAGAATTGCATGGTGTTAACTCTATTAACTCTTCTaacaaaaagtcagaattgggaGTATTACTTcagaattctaaaaaaaaaaagtaagatttGCAAGTGTTCATTTCAGTCAGAATTGTAAGgtgcaaagtcagaattgtgaggtaTTAACTCagaattctaaaaaaataatcagATTTGCGAGCTGTTAATTCCGAATTCTGAGAAAACGAGTCAGAATTGCATGGTGTTAAGTCCGACAATGTACGAACTGTGTGTTATAAACTCACAAAGTCTAAATTCCAGGATGTTAACTCAcaactgcaagatataaactcagaataaagtcagaattgtgagaacaATCCTTATGCAGTTGGGCAAAATCAAATACATGTTACAATTATCCCTGCTCTCCCCTGCTATTACAAATGTGCTGTTTTATAAATTAGCTTCGCAGTCTGTGATTTTATGGATGATTTGTGTTGTcctcctaatctaatcagtcTCTCGTCTGAACTGCAGCCAGTTTATGCCTTGGTGGTCAAGACATATTTGCCACGGTCCGAGAGAACAGTCCCACTGGAGAGATCATAGCCAACCTCAGTATCAACGGAGACCCTGGAGCCAGTAGCATCCGCCTGTGTCTCACGGGAGAAAACGCTGACTGGTTTTACCTTGAAGGCCGAACAATCCGACTCAACTCGTCGTTTTCAAGGGCCTTGGATCGAGAGGTGATTAACACGAGTAGTGACTGTTAGCATATGGAGGGAAGCCAGAATAACACTGAAGCATTAGGACTGCCAGCCAACACAGTGGAGGAGTTTCAAGCCATAGTTTGGGGTTTTAAaatagaatgtctataaattaCAAATGTTATTAGTTATATAAACTCTGCTTTACCAGATTCGTCTGTTGAGACTGGGGCAAAATAACACAAAGCTTTACAACGATACGCAAAATGAGCATAAAACAAGAGACGGCATTAAAATACAGtcaaaatacatacatttcttGAATgtcttgtacattttttttttattttttttgtataaaaatagttttagtcctaaaatagtatgttttttttggggtaacactttagtatagggaccagttctcactattaactagttgcttattaacatgcctattattaacatattggctgtttattagtacttataaagcacatattctgcatgaccatattctacatccctgtgctcaatacctaaacttaacaactaccctACTAACTATTAAGAAGcaacaaattaggagtttattgaggcaaaagtcatagttaatggtttgttaatagcgagaattggaccttaaaataaagtgtgatcatattttgttttgtaatttttgttttgagtgataaaaaaaaaagactatgaatATTAACTTCTCTATGCAACCTATTTATTTCTGTGGTAATTTACAGGTGCTGGGATCAGTTCTGATAGCTGCTTTGACATGTTATGAAGATGATATAATTAGGGTATGGTATAAAAACGCATTGCAAAAATAATGGTATTTAATACTGGAGTGCATTTAACCCACAGTTTATTATTTCAGAGTCGATATCGAATTATGGTGGAAATATTGAATGAAAATGACAACAGGCCATATTTCCTTGAGGACACCATTCAACCACGATATATAAGTGAGGTAAACTCACTTTGCTCCATTTTTACTCCAGATTTGACTCTGTATACTGAATTATTTCAGAATTAAACTCCTGTCTGAAATGAACCTTTTACCGATCATTTTGCATgtgtgattattttaatgaaacattaTAACCTAAAATCTGAATCCTGACTCTTCCCACAGTTGCTAACTGTAAATTCGATGGTGTTCACAGTAAAAGCTAGAGACGGCGATGGAGACACAATCACTTATATGACCGACAAATCTACAGTGAGTGACGCCTTCGATAGAAAACAAAATTACAGATGAAAGGCTGAATAAAAGATTTTGCAGTAGCCTCAATCAGTCTGTCGGCAGCTGACTGACTACTCCTCAAACTAGCACTTTACAGGGCccccaaaaatgtatttggacacataaaaatacatgaatGTTATTAGAGAACCCCTTTTCCTTTCCTCAATCCAAGAGAACATTACCAGCACTGTGTGTCTCTCTTATTCAGGCTGATGCCAGCTATTTTAGGATTGATCTGCCCAACAGCGGGATGGTGATCCTGGATAAACCGTTGGACTATGAGACTAAAACCCAGCTGCAGGTGGTCATATTTGCTGTGGTATGTAGTACATGTTATTCACATATGTGCTGACTGGCAATCACAAGACATTTATGTGCTTGGAAAGGAATCATAATTAAGAGAAAACAGTTTGAACTGCTATTTGAATCAACAGGAAACGACCACAAAAGAAAAGTACAGCACAACAGCTACGGTCACTGTGAACGTTCTAGACGGTGATGACCAGTATCCTCAGTTTCAGCCTTGTGCACCTGTTTATGAAGATGGAGATCATAATATCTGCACTAACCCTGTGTACAGTGTTAACATCACAGAGACAGATGAGGTATGAGGTAACATTTTAGTGTACAGGTGATTGATTTAGCTGAAATGAACCCATATACAATagattactgttcaaaagtcagtacattttttttcatttaaaaaaaaaaaaagtggagcTGTGAAGCTTGTGTCTTCACCTGtatggttaaaaataaaatgctcttTATGATCTAGGATGCTGTACTCTATTTTTCTCCGGGGCCTATTCATGCTGAAGATGGAGACAAAGACATACTGACTCCTCTAGTCTACAGTATTCTGTCAGGTGAGTTTACTGTATGTTGCACTGATTTATAGACTATTTAATCCTTTAAATCTccattatagtttttaaataatattcaaaatgaCTTTATAGGAGATGACGATGGCAGATTTACAATCGACTCTAAAACAGGAGAGATCTCTCTCAGCCAACGTGTGGAAAACAGACTCGTCACACCTTCATTCAGGCTCCGCATAATGGTATGAAGAGATAATGTCTGTGTTTATGAGCAACAAAGTGATGGCTGATTTATCACGCTGATCTGCTGTATAGCATTAACAAGGACACAGTATGGACGTACTTCAACTGCCATATTGCAGACCATAATGCTAGTCAATAAAAAGAAATTGcattgaaca
The sequence above is drawn from the Onychostoma macrolepis isolate SWU-2019 chromosome 04, ASM1243209v1, whole genome shotgun sequence genome and encodes:
- the cdhr5-rs gene encoding cadherin-related family member 5 isoform X2; translation: MLTLWRLLLCQMALNIFYHIAKASLCLGGQDIFATVRENSPTGEIIANLSINGDPGASSIRLCLTGENADWFYLEGRTIRLNSSFSRALDREVLGSVLIAALTCYEDDIIRSRYRIMVEILNENDNRPYFLEDTIQPRYISELLTVNSMVFTVKARDGDGDTITYMTDKSTADASYFRIDLPNSGMVILDKPLDYETKTQLQVVIFAVETTTKEKYSTTATVTVNVLDGDDQYPQFQPCAPVYEDGDHNICTNPVYSVNITETDEDAVLYFSPGPIHAEDGDKDILTPLVYSILSGDDDGRFTIDSKTGEISLSQRVENRLVTPSFRLRIMAAQVNDPKKYSVATALVHVVSENRFPPFFNKTVYKGFLIESFSPATLVTTYGNQVLVVQAIDKDFRDGINPKIHYTMQPLMGSNKLYHITQDGIVIAKTDRLRAFDRHILEVIATDEESGETAHASVDIEVLQRGQPVPRSPFGEERLFGDINAGMAGGIAALVLIVAVTVLFLFIWLAKRRRETRDPADRGAVALGKHPNVEASSPISPRHVL